Genomic segment of Panicum virgatum strain AP13 chromosome 9N, P.virgatum_v5, whole genome shotgun sequence:
TCACTCGCCGTCGCACGCCTTTGCCGGTCCCCGACTCGCCGTGCCGATGCCCTAATCAAGTTCGCCGTtgtgctctccctctccccgacCAAACCCGAACCAAAAACCCGGCCGGAATCGTGTTTTCGCGATGCACCGATGAGCCCGCCGCCGtcggacgtcgccgccgccagcccagtCCCTTTCACCCCAGTCGCCAGATCTAGATTGAATGGCTGAGATTAAATCCAATCCCGGGTCAAACACTAGGGTACCGGTCAGCCAAGcttcttttgcaaaagagcccctgtGTTTTAtggaatcaacccgcggtccagtaTAGTTCAAAGATATTTGCGAAATAGCCCTGTTATTTATGTTTAAACCCCTGATCTTTTCtaatatagaacccgccatcctaaCCCTTGTTTTTGTCACTTTAGCCCTCATGTTTTTatacaaaattatgttttagcccctggtttctttCTGTTTAGCCCCTTTAAATTATTTTTCGCACAAATGGGCCCCTGTAACACCGTTTTTAGCGTATCTTtctcgttttaactccgttttaagcgattcttgcgctcacgcgatcgttgtaatgcgtacaATAGTTCTGTAATGCCTTTTTGTGCTGTTTATATTGATTGGTGTACTATTTTCTTATTTTATTCTTTGTGTGCTTGTATGTACCGTTGTGTGATGCGTAGAGAACGAGCAGTTCGAGGAGTTTGCTGAAggtgaaggctttgaagactcTGAGCAGCTTTCGAATCCAGTGGAAGGCAAGTGTCCTTGATGCATACCCACTTTACCTATACAACATGCATTTCAATTACACTGTTTATTTATTACTTGCATTAATTTTGATGGGTTCCTACTAAGGATGACTAGATTCTTTTACCCTCACCTTGTAACCGGGTCACTTAATTAATTATGATGGTAGATGCTGCTTAGTTTGCTTAACTAGGATGGTATTAAACAACATGAGCACTTATTTATGCTCTATGTTCAACTATGATGATTTAATTACAAGACCATAAATATTAATCGGAACATAGAGCGACCACCTAGGACAACAGTGCAACCACAAGGCTATATGGCTCTGGCTTGGTCAATTAATTAGAAACTTTAGTGTGCGGTATGCTTTACCTAAAAAGGGCTGGGGGGTTTCGGTAGTTGGTGTATAGACCTGCTCATTTGGGTTGTGGGCTTAGTTAAGACACGTTACCCTTAAGGGAGCTTTATACAGTACGCTATTCATGTAACCTAGCGAGCAGTCCGcactagggaatctttgtaaaggcctcgtagtgaatccctagccactcaccaaaggaagtgtttaagggctttgCAAACCCGGGCAACACAGGAAAcacggcttgtgggtaaagatgtgccacctctgcagagtgtaaaactaaccggttagccgtgctcacggtcaagagcggcctggaccctcacatgattaaacTATGGAAGATGGACTTAAATTATGCATTTAATTTATGTTGAGGATGTTTTATATTAATCGTGGGATGGTATACACTTATACTTGGTAGTAATTAAGTTGcttaataaaatttgaccaactaaaatGCTAACTGCTTAAACCCATCAGCCTTTTCACTTATAAAGCCTGGCATGTTTATTATACTATTCTTCTCTTGCTGAGTACGACATGTGCTCACGCTTGTGTTTATTTATTTGCATCTACACTACCCGGACTGCTGCTCAGACGAGAGATTTGAGGATCTTCCTGGAGATTTCGACGAGTTCTAGGCGAGCGTGCTTTTAGTCGACTGCCTGTGGAGACGTCCGTGTTATTTCCGCTGCTAGTACTCGCTTATTTGTTTAGTTTATGAGACTTTCGGTCATGTAATAGTTATAATACTCTCTTTATGTTTTGGCACTATCTCTTTTGGTATACACTGAGTCGTTACATGTGTGTAAACTTTGACCCTGGCGCACATGTAATATATGTATATGGTTTTGCCTttgaaaccgggtgtgacacctATAACAACCGACATTTTAATACATAATTTCCCTTTTGGTTTGGCCATAATCCTTAAAAAAAATCACTCACTGGAATATTCCTTTTTTGAAGAATAGTCACCAACAAATGCACATTCTATTTCAGCCATATATGCACCACATCCATGGAAAAAAGAATGTATAAACATGCCACTTTAGAGTTTTATGCCTTGTGATTGTGGATATATTTGGTTGAGGAGGCTTGCGGATCCATGTCAGAAAACTACAACATTACAAACTCACTTTAATAAAAAGCAGAAAACAACCAGGTGGCTTATCCCCTATGTGAAGGTACTGTCAGTCTACCTCCCGTGCTCATGTATCAAGAAACTGCCAACAAAAAAGTATTTCTACCAACTATATAGAATTATCTTGCCACCGCATATTACaaacttccaaaaaaaaatgaatcagCAAATGTCATAATTGACTCAATGCCATGTCATCCATGCTAATCTAGACTCCAACAGTTTATTGCTAAATGTCAAAACTTTGTTCCCAAACAGctgttagagcaactccaacagattgattttctCATTTCCCCTTTCTCATCTCATAGGGGAATCCCCCATCACAATTTTAATTTATTGGGGAAATATGCTCCAGCAGATTAATTTTTTCCTTTCCCCTTTAATTCATGAGTGGCCAGGATCTTCTTATGCATGTGGATCTTGTGGCTAGAAAAAAATAGATAGAAAGGGAGAAGATGAAATTTTCCTTTAaaaaagggagagaggagggaaatatagaggaaaggggaaaaggaaaaaTCAATCCATTGGAGCTAAATTTTTTCCCCTAAATCCTCTTTATGACTAAAAAGTGGAAAGGGAAAAATCAATCTGTTAGAGTGCTCTTAGTCCATCACTCCACAACGTCGAGAACATTCCTTCAAACAAAAAACAATGTCGAGAACTGTCAAATTAGAGGAAGGCCTACACATAATAATTCATATCGTTGTTCATGGCAACTACTAATTTATGAACCCAGAAAAGGAAGGGGGATGACTAAATGAGAACAAAATACACGTTATGAGTGTTGTATTAAGCAGGTTAATACACCTTCGGTTTTGTACACATAGGCGAGGCGACACCAAAAAAACCCAACACAAAGTAATTTTGCTGTCCGTGTTGCATTATGCTGCCTGAGACAGTTCAACTTCATAGCAGTAGCATTATCAAGAACAGTTTGGAACAACGAAACTGAAATCTCAGATTCAAAACACTGTCACATGGCAGTTTAGCTTGGCAACAATCAGTTTTCCTCACAGCAATTTCACACCAGCATCTCTAAGAGAGTCTATCATGGCCTTGACCTTGCCATGGTACTTCTGGTCTCTTGACATGGAGACAGATACTGCAGGGATACCCTTAAACAGCAAGCGCTCACCGAGCAGCTTTCCAATCTTTGCTGCCGCAGCAACATCCCGCGTTGACTCCATGCTTGGCCTCAGGAGTTTCTCCTGAGAACTTGCAGAGCATGTGACTGTGGCCGATGGGGTGTGGATGACCTGAGCACTGACAAAATTATTTGTGAAATTCATCTTTAGAATATAGGGCTTCAGAAACTTGGTGATTGCAGGAGCCCTAGCTGGTGGAGGGGTAACCATATCGTCTAATCTAGCTGACCTGAAAAAGCCCATAAACAAGATAAGACAATTAACTACAGCACTGATATCAAGTGCTAAAATTTTAAGGTGGTCAAGGGAAAATGTGCAAATAACATAGAATTGTATCTTGTGAATTATAAATGATAAACCCAGGGTGTTCGGATGGTGGCTGGAGATTGGGCTACCAACATTTAATGGTTCTTGTTAGTGGTTGTTCAGAACTTCACTAATAAGAGCGCTCCAAAATTCCAGCAATTATAAGTCATCAAGGACAAGGAACTGAAAAGAAACAATCCTAAATCAGCTAGAAATGAGGTTAAGAAAGATGGAGTGTAGGATTCACTGCCAATAAGACaatgggagcaattgcaagttAGTGTTCCAACCATATCATATAGCATGAATGGACCACCAACATTTAATGGTTCTTGTAATTGTAGGGAAAGCATGTTATATTATCCATCATACTTTCACATTCAGGATAAGAAACTTCAATTGTGCACATAAGTAGTTTAGTATGTAGTATTAAAGCTAGTGCCTTGCTTGATTTTCTATCATGTAATTACACTGATACCACGTTACATCAGAGTGATAATATGATCGCCTTATCTTCCAAAAGCCATTCAAGTGTCTACAAAAAAAATAGATGGGCCCAAATTTGACTTTGTCATCCTATAGCGGTTAATCAACCAATCAGGCCTTAACATAAATTATTTGAACAAAGTGACATACTTCAGAGTCTCAGCTTCTTAAGAACTAATGACTGATGTGAACAAATACTAGACAACATCGACATAGATGGAGTTATAACTGAACAATCATCTTAGGGCCTAATTTAGTTGCgcgtgtaaagtttttgaaatggaatctttgcacatttgaagtattaaacatagacaaatcacaaaactaattacagaactcgtctgtcaACTAcaagacgaatttattaagactaactaatccgtcattagcacatgtgtacTGCagtagttactgtagcaatttagtgtctaatcatagcctaattagtctcattagattcgtctcgcaatttacaagtaaactatgcaattcgttttttatttcgtcttgatttaatacttcatacatgtaaGATTCTATTTCGATGTGTGTTATGACCGGCAAGACCTATCAGCGCCGCAACAAGAGGGTCGTGCCACAGGAGTCCGGCAACAATCGTGGCTAAAGGAGTCCCAGACGGTCTACAACTTCGGCTGCAAGTCCAACAGAAAGATATGGCCGTTTCGGTCAGAGAAGATTTAGGAGATTGGTTGTGTATTTTCTTGTTACTTAGTTATATTTGCCTTGCTAGAGATAAACTTATATAGGGACGAATTGTATCGGTTTGAGTATTCAGTTAATGAGAATTATCTAGCTTCCCAGCCTCTTCTCTGTTTCCCCGTCTCCTTCTCTCAGTTATCGGGCGACGTCGCAGACGGCGCCGACCCACAGGGGTCCCGGACCTCGCCCTACcacccaccatagctacaacCTGCGCCACGCTCCTCCGTCCAACACAGCTCCGTCCAACCAGGGACATAACAATCTGGTATCAGATTGCTCAGGCCCATCGATCACCATGGATGCTCTCCAACAATCGATTGAGGATCTCAAGACTCTCATGGAGAAGATGAACACCACAGTGTCCGCCCTAGAGCCCTTAGTCCCTAGCGTCGCCTCCTTGGTGGCCCTGCCGACTTCTGTGGAGTCGCTGCAGCAGACCATGAAGGAAGCGGGCGATCATCTCAAGTCCGTCACTGTCGCAGTTAAGCGCTTGGAAGTCGGCGATCGCTCGTCCGGCTCGAGCGACACTCAAAAATCTGCGGAGGATGACGGAGTACTTGGCCCGAGGCCGCGGCACCCGCCGCCGTTCCCACGACCACCGCCGGTGCAGGCACAATATGGGGCTCCGCGCGTGGATCTCATGGAGGACGAACAGTCCTTCCTCAAGCCCAAGATGGTGTTTCCGTCTTATGAGGGAACCGGTGATCCGCTGCCATGGATCAATCATTGTGACCTGTACTTTAGAGGCCACAACACCCCGGAGCACAGGAAGGTCTGGATGGCCTCGCTGCACATGACTGATGCACCACAGCTTTGGTACTACCGGCTTGAGACAACACAGGGCAAACCGGATTGGCGCCGCTTTTGTCAACTGGTACATCGCCGATTTGGGCCGGCCATCACAGAGTCACCTCTAGGCGAGATCTCCATCTTGCGCAGAACTGGCACGGTGGAGGATTATGCAAGGCAGTTCGTAGCGCTCGCCTGTCGTGAGGTGGAACTCTCGGAACGCCAGCAAGTTCAACTCTTCATCGCGGGCCTTGTCAATCCCTTGCGGACAGACGTGGCCATACAATCTCCGACGACATAGGACGACACCATCCGTTACGCTCGTGCCTTCGAGCAGCGGCTGGCCCTTGAACCGGCGTCGCAGCGGCAGAGCGGTCGCGCGCCGTTGTGACCGGGCGGGCAACTCGCAGCTCCCGGCGGCCAGCCGGCCGGGGTGAACGCAGGGCCGGCTCCGACCTCCCAATTAGTTGTCGGCCGCTCAGCAGGAGCACCACGTGCAGTGTCGCTCCCTCGCCGTCAGCTCACGGTCGCCGAGATGGCCCAGCACCGCACAGAGGGGCTATGTTACAATTGCCCCGAGAAGTATGTCGTTGGACACCGCTGCAAACAATTAGCAGTGATCGAGATCGTGCCGGACGATGCCGATGACGACGAGACCACGGAGGACATTGGAGAACCTGAATTACACTTCGTCCACACGCCTCCGGCCCCTCGCGCCGAGAGTAAAAAGCCACCAAGCATCTCCTTGCACGCGTTCACGGGCATCCAACCCCGAGAAGCCCCGACGATGAAAATTTGGGTATTCCTTGGAGGCCGCCGGCTCACGGCTCTTCTTGACTCCGGCTCGTCAAAGAACTTCATCAATACCCGAGTTGTCCAGGAATTGGGTATCCCTCTGGACACCAATGAAGCTCTTAATGTTACAGTGGGGAACGGTGATCACGTGCGTAGCCCGAGATGCCTAGCTGAGGTGCGTGGCAAGGTTGGTGGTGATTATTTCTGGTTTGATTCACACGCACTGCCTATGGGCTCCCTTGATATGGTGATAGGAGTCAGCTGGATGAGTCATTTAGGGGACATACAATGGAACTTCCAGGAGCAGACCTTTACGTTCCGGGTAGCAGACAAGAGAATCTAGTGGTGCGGCATTGACCGGCCGTCCGGCCATGTCCTTCGATCCTTGGAGACGCCACCGGGCACTCTACTGCCGGAACTGCTTCAGTCTTTCGACAGCCTTTTCAAAGAACCCCACGGCATGCCCCCACAGCGATCCATTGAGCATCGGATTCGCCTTAAACCGGATACAGAAGCAGTTGCAGTCAGGCCCTACAGGTACGCTCATCTTCAGAAGGATGAGCTTGAGAGACAGTGTGCAGAACTCCTCCTCCAAGGCATCATTCGAGCCAGCTCATCAGCTTTCTCTTCTCCTGCGCTACTCGTCAAGAAACCGGATGGTTCTTGGCGCCTTTGTATTGATTACCGGGCTCTCAACGCTGCTACCATCAAAGACAAATTTCCCATTCCAGTTGTGGAAGAATTACTTGACGAGCTGCGTGGTGCACGGTTCTTCACCAAGTTGGATCTCCGTTCAGGGTACTATCAAGTGCATATGTGCTTTTGCGATGTGGAAAAGACGGCTTTTCGCACTCACCAGGGCCTCTTTGAATTTTTGGTGATGCTGTTCGGCCTAACAAATGCACCAGCGACTTTTCAAGCTTTGATGAATTCAGTTTTGAAGCCGTTCCTCAAACGGTTTGTGCTGGTATTTTTCGATGACATCTTGATATATAGCAAATCGTGGTTTGAACACTTGCTGCATCTTCAGGCGGTATTTGAGGCTTTACAGCAACACCAGCTCTTTCTAAAGAAGTCTAAGTGTTCCTTTGGGGAAACATCAGTGGGATACCTCGGCCATGTTATTTCGGCCCAGGGAGTGGCCATGGACGCAAGCAAGGTGCAAGCTATCTTGTCATGGCCGCAGCCCAAGTCATTGCGTGCTGTTCGGGGATTTCTTGGCTTGGCCGGGTATTATCGCTGCTTCATCAAGGACTACGGGCTGATAGCTGCACCTCTCACCAAGCTACTGAAGAAAGAGGGATTTCTCTGGACCGAGGAAGCCACTGCAGCTTTCAGCGCCCTACAGAAAGCACTATCCAGTGCTCCAGTCCTACACCTCCTAGATTTTAGTACACCTTTCATTGTTGAATGTGATGCCTCTGGGTTGGGTTTCGGTGCTATGCTCCATCAAGGAACGGGGGCTATTGCTTTCTTCAGTCGCGCCATCGCGCCTCGACATGCCAAGCTGGCCGCGTACGAGCGTGAACTCATTGGGTTAGTACAAGCAGTCAAGCACTGGCGACCTTATTTGTGGGGCCGAGAATTCATCGTCCGTACAGATCATCACAGTCTAAAATACTTGCTCGATCAACGCCTTTCAACAATTCCACAGCATCACTGGGCCACTAAATTATTGAGGTATGATTTCTGTGTGGAATTT
This window contains:
- the LOC120691382 gene encoding 50S ribosomal protein L18-like, whose translation is MVTPPPARAPAITKFLKPYILKMNFTNNFVSAQVIHTPSATVTCSASSQEKLLRPSMESTRDVAAAAKIGKLLGERLLFKGIPAVSVSMSRDQKYHGKVKAMIDSLRDAGVKLL